A genomic stretch from Aerococcaceae bacterium zg-1292 includes:
- a CDS encoding peptide ABC transporter substrate-binding protein: MRKFFKKAAMMGAALLSLSTFSPFFTTAVSAQAKQVLNLVTTSEPPTIDPALASDSSSGAIIKNVFEGLTTLKDNKAVPGVAESWDVSEDGLVYTFKLRDSKWSNGEPVTAGDFEYAWKRVLNPETASEYSSLLYIIEGAQAYNTGKGKVEEVGVKAIDDKTLEVKLTAPVAYFLELIAHYTFMPVHQKTVKGDENWAMEAGDGYVVNGPFVLSEWNHSSDYVLSKNPNYWDAKNVSLETVNVQMVESEATANAMFQNGDIDYLGSPYQTVSLDAIDSYKADGRLNVADYAAIYWYKINTTDKVLGNANIRKALALAIDRKGLVTNITKGEQQPALGYVPSTIAGFEKDRGYFKDADFEKAKEYLAKGLKELGMKDASELTVSISINTSEAHSAIAQYIQEGWAKNLGINVNIDNSEWQVYLDKINVKDYQIGRLGWIADYNDASSFLGMYDSADNGNNDTGWSNEEYAKLIKNAESETDAAKRTELLKQAEALIIDEMPVIPLYYYTNLSVKKDNIKNMGADGLGNVPLKSVVVE, encoded by the coding sequence ATGAGAAAATTTTTTAAAAAAGCAGCAATGATGGGAGCGGCGCTTTTATCGTTATCAACATTTAGTCCGTTTTTTACTACGGCAGTGAGCGCACAAGCAAAACAAGTCTTAAACCTAGTCACAACGTCTGAACCACCGACTATCGATCCGGCTTTAGCATCTGATAGTTCATCCGGTGCAATTATTAAAAATGTTTTTGAAGGTTTAACTACATTAAAAGACAATAAAGCTGTACCTGGTGTTGCCGAATCATGGGATGTTAGTGAAGATGGATTAGTTTACACATTCAAATTACGTGATTCAAAATGGTCCAATGGCGAGCCAGTGACAGCTGGAGACTTTGAATACGCTTGGAAACGTGTATTAAACCCAGAAACAGCTTCTGAATACTCAAGCCTATTATACATTATTGAAGGGGCACAAGCATACAATACAGGTAAAGGCAAAGTAGAAGAAGTAGGGGTTAAAGCAATCGATGACAAAACATTAGAAGTAAAATTAACTGCACCGGTTGCCTATTTCTTAGAATTAATTGCGCACTATACATTTATGCCAGTACACCAAAAAACGGTTAAAGGCGATGAAAACTGGGCAATGGAAGCAGGAGACGGTTATGTCGTAAATGGACCATTTGTATTGTCTGAGTGGAATCACTCAAGTGATTATGTCTTATCCAAAAACCCTAATTATTGGGATGCTAAAAATGTATCGTTAGAAACAGTGAATGTACAAATGGTGGAATCTGAAGCAACAGCGAATGCGATGTTCCAAAATGGTGACATTGATTACTTAGGTTCACCGTATCAAACCGTATCATTAGATGCGATTGACTCTTATAAAGCGGATGGACGCTTAAATGTAGCGGATTACGCAGCCATTTACTGGTATAAGATAAATACAACCGATAAAGTATTAGGAAATGCGAATATCCGTAAAGCCTTAGCGCTTGCGATTGACCGTAAAGGTTTAGTGACGAACATCACCAAAGGTGAGCAACAACCAGCGCTAGGATATGTACCATCAACGATTGCCGGGTTTGAAAAAGACCGTGGTTACTTTAAAGATGCTGATTTTGAAAAAGCTAAAGAATACTTAGCTAAAGGATTAAAAGAACTCGGTATGAAAGATGCAAGCGAGTTGACTGTAAGTATTTCAATTAACACCTCTGAAGCGCACTCAGCGATTGCGCAATATATCCAAGAGGGTTGGGCGAAAAACTTAGGAATCAATGTTAATATCGATAACTCTGAATGGCAAGTATACCTAGATAAAATTAATGTGAAAGATTATCAAATTGGACGTCTAGGTTGGATTGCTGACTACAACGATGCGTCATCATTTTTAGGTATGTATGATTCAGCAGACAATGGTAACAATGATACTGGTTGGAGTAACGAAGAATATGCGAAATTAATCAAAAATGCTGAATCAGAAACAGATGCAGCAAAACGTACGGAATTGTTAAAACAAGCCGAAGCGTTGATTATCGACGAAATGCCAGTGATTCCACTTTACTACTATACAAACTTATCAGTGAAAAAAGATAACATTAAAAATATGGGAGCAGATGGTTTAGGTAATGTGCCATTAAAATCAGTTGTTGTTGAATAA
- a CDS encoding ABC transporter permease, whose amino-acid sequence MRKYILKRLLYIAIALFFIITLTFILMRIAPGNPFASERALPPAIEKQLNETYGLENPWYVQYKDYLLNILKFDFGESMKYKGRSTNDMIFKSFPISLALGAQSLFLAVGLGVLLGVISAMYHNKLGDYLSTIIAVLGISVPSFILAGLMQYFLGLKLNWFPISGWKGFAYTIMPSFAIALGYMGNVAKMMRSSMLEQNTSEYVKLARAKGLTKWTIVFKHSLRNALLPVITYLGPLTAGVITGSFIVENIFAIPGLGKHFVTSINNRDYTMIMGTTVFYAILLLFAVLIVDIIYVLVDPRIKLEGAE is encoded by the coding sequence ATGAGAAAGTATATCTTAAAACGATTGCTTTATATTGCGATAGCTTTATTTTTCATTATTACATTAACGTTTATCTTGATGCGGATTGCACCAGGAAATCCATTTGCCAGTGAGCGCGCCTTGCCACCAGCGATTGAAAAACAATTGAATGAAACATATGGATTGGAAAACCCATGGTATGTACAATATAAAGACTATTTATTGAATATCCTAAAATTTGATTTTGGTGAGTCGATGAAATACAAAGGGCGCTCAACCAATGATATGATTTTTAAATCGTTTCCGATTTCATTAGCGCTTGGGGCGCAATCGCTCTTTTTAGCGGTCGGACTCGGTGTTTTATTGGGCGTAATCTCGGCAATGTATCATAACAAGTTAGGAGATTATCTTTCAACGATTATTGCAGTTTTAGGGATTTCAGTGCCGTCATTTATTTTAGCGGGGCTGATGCAATACTTTTTAGGGTTGAAGCTTAACTGGTTCCCGATTAGTGGGTGGAAAGGTTTTGCATATACTATTATGCCGTCCTTTGCGATTGCGCTGGGGTATATGGGGAATGTGGCTAAGATGATGCGCTCGAGTATGTTAGAACAAAATACGTCCGAATACGTGAAGTTGGCCCGTGCCAAAGGATTGACGAAGTGGACGATTGTCTTTAAGCATTCACTACGTAATGCGTTATTGCCAGTTATCACTTACTTAGGCCCGTTAACTGCGGGTGTGATTACCGGCAGTTTTATTGTAGAAAATATTTTTGCGATTCCCGGCTTAGGGAAACATTTTGTCACGAGTATTAATAACCGCGATTATACAATGATTATGGGAACTACGGTGTTCTATGCTATTTTATTATTATTTGCAGTACTCATTGTTGATATTATTTATGTACTCGTTGACCCACGTATCAAATTGGAAGGAGCTGAATAA
- a CDS encoding ABC transporter permease: protein MIQASEFEIVGIRENQTDVLSDKTVSFWGEVLHTFRRNKLAIFGLIVLAIVTLMAIFVPMVSPFSFSEQTNSYNAAPNATNWFGTDNLGRDIFVRVWVGARISLFIGLAAALIDLVIGVLWGSIAGVVGGRVDNVMMRIADILTAIPYLLIVILLLVVLDKGLLPMIIALSITGWVRMARIVRGEVLSIKNQEYVLAARTLGANIWHLILKHLIPNAMGAIIVTMTLSIPSAIFTESFLSYLGLGVTPPMASWGTMASEGNEAIMTAPWRLIFPALLISITIFAFNAVGDGLRDALDPKLRK, encoded by the coding sequence ATGATTCAAGCTTCAGAGTTTGAGATTGTCGGTATTCGAGAAAATCAAACCGATGTATTAAGTGATAAGACGGTTTCGTTTTGGGGGGAGGTGCTCCATACGTTTCGCCGTAATAAGTTAGCGATTTTTGGGCTTATCGTGTTAGCGATTGTTACCTTAATGGCTATCTTCGTACCAATGGTGTCGCCTTTTAGTTTTAGCGAGCAAACGAATAGTTACAATGCCGCACCGAATGCGACCAATTGGTTTGGAACAGATAACTTAGGTCGTGATATTTTTGTTCGTGTCTGGGTAGGTGCACGAATCTCACTCTTTATCGGGTTAGCAGCAGCCTTGATTGACTTAGTAATTGGCGTGTTATGGGGCAGTATCGCCGGCGTGGTCGGTGGACGTGTTGATAATGTGATGATGCGGATTGCTGATATATTAACAGCTATTCCTTACTTATTAATTGTGATTTTATTATTAGTCGTCTTGGATAAAGGCTTATTGCCGATGATTATCGCCCTATCAATTACCGGTTGGGTGCGTATGGCACGTATCGTGCGAGGGGAAGTCTTATCGATTAAAAATCAAGAATATGTCCTTGCGGCACGTACGTTAGGTGCTAATATCTGGCACTTAATCTTAAAACACTTAATCCCGAATGCGATGGGTGCCATTATCGTGACGATGACCTTATCAATTCCGTCAGCAATCTTTACCGAGTCTTTCTTAAGTTACTTAGGACTGGGTGTCACACCGCCGATGGCGAGTTGGGGAACGATGGCATCGGAAGGTAATGAAGCGATTATGACTGCACCTTGGCGCTTAATTTTCCCGGCATTATTGATTTCGATTACTATTTTTGCGTTTAACGCAGTGGGTGACGGATTGCGTGATGCCCTCGACCCTAAATTGAGAAAGTAG